The nucleotide sequence GTGTACATGTAACATGTCATTTCGCCGCAGTTCATCCATCGTTATATGTTATTAGCTCAGCTTTCTACCTAGGTCAAACCCGAGCACAAACTGCAGCTAGCAGTGACACTTCACAGTtcacagcaacagcagcagctgtAGCTCGAGCTTGCCATCTATCGGCCATGGCgagctagctactagctagctttatatatatacctcgccccctccccttttacccccatcttcttcttcttcttcttggaccCCGGTCTCCCCTCGTCTCCTCCCTGATCGAGATCGAGTAGTAGTGACACGCATACACCACcaaccaccgccgcccgccgccggcgagctgcaGGATGGGGAGGCCGCCGTGCTGCGACAAGGTCGGGGTGAAGAAGGGGCCATGGACGCCGGAGGAGGACCTGATGCTGGTCTCCTACATCCAGGAGCACGGCGCCGGCAACTGGCGCGCCGTGCCGACGAACACCGGTGCGTGTTCTTGCGttcttgatcgatcgatcggcgagAGATCCGAGATTTTTGTTTTCATCTGTGCGCGTCGCGTGTGCAGGGCTGATGCGTTGCAGCAAGAGCTGCCGGCTCCGGTGGACGAACTACCTCAGGCCGGGGATCAAGCGGGGGAACTTCACCGAGCAGGAGGAGAAGCTCATCGTCCACCTCCAGGCTCTCCTCGGCAACCGGTGATTTCTTCTTGGTTTTTCATGGTTTGCTTTGATTGATTTGTCCATGGCGTCCATGGCTGATGAGTGGGTTGCTGGCTGTGTAGGTGGGCAGCGATAGCGTCGTACTTGCCGGAGAGGACGGACAACGACATCAAGAACTACTGGAACACGCACCTCAAGAAGAAGCTCAAGAAGATGCAGGCCGCCGGAGGTGGGGAAGACAGCGGCGCCGCCtcggagggtggcggcggccgcggcgacggcgacggcggcgggaaaAGCGTGAAGGCCGCCGCACCTAAGGGGCAGTGGGAGCGGCGGCTGCAGACGGACATCCACacggcgcggcaggcgctgcGCGACGCGCTCTCGCTCGACCACCCCgacccgtcgccggcgacggcggcggcggcggcgacgccagcggggtcgtcggcggcgtACGCGTCGAGCGCGGACAACATCGCGCGGCTGCTGCAGGGCTGGATGcgcccgggcggcggcggcggcggcaacggcaagGGCCCCGAGGCGTCGGGGTCGACCtccacgacggcgacgacgcagcagcagccgcagtgCTCCGGCGAGGGCGCGGCATCCGCGTCCGCGTCGGCGAGCcagagcggcgccgccgccgcggcgactgCCCAGACGCCGGAGTGCTCGACGGAGACGAGCAAgatggccaccggcggcggcgccggcggccccGCGCCGGCGTTCTCGATGCTGGAGAGCTGGctgctcgacgacggcggcatggGGCTCATGGACGTGGTGCCATTGGGGGACCCCAGTGAGTTCTTTTAAGTGTAGTACAaccaaaattaaattaatcaagtAGACagcaagaacaaaaaaaaataatggaaagTTGCCGAGTTAATTAATCAAGATGCAACTAATCAAAGCTAATTAAAAGGGCTTCGAGTTAATTCTCGGTGATTTAAATCGAGTTTGCAGGTGTTGATCTAGCTTGGTTAATTAATCCTTTCTTTTGTAGGTTTTTAGTTAATTAGTCTCTCTGATGATGCTAGGGTTTGGAACTGATCATATGTAAGTTAATTTATACTAATGGTAGGCCTGTGACTTGTGATTAGTTAGTCCTGAGTGGATAAATAAAGACATAAATGTACATCTTTTTAaaagatatatatgtgtatagatGTTACAGTTTATTAATTTTACTATACATCGTGTCTTGTTTCCCCTAATTAATTTTCTGAGAAAAATCTAGCGAGTGTTGCCGCTCTGATGAGTAGTAGCTTGGAAAGTGAGTTCTTCCCGAATTCTGTTGGAAATGACATATTTCCAATGAAATTCCtgcatttttttaaatactATGCCTTAAGGCTTTTAACCAATGTTTTTTAAGTGAATCGGTATAAATATacataacaacaaaacaaacttaaactcaactttattttaaTTATTCCATTATCacataagatttttttaaaaaaaggcatTTTTAAGCTCAAATTTAGTTTAAACTCGTTTGAGAGCTAGTTAATATTCATAAGAAATCATACTCGTTTAAATTACGTGTATTTAAATCTTGAGATCCGGGCATCATGTTGCACCGGCCGGTTAATTTTTCTATGAATGCTTGTGTGTTTGTGGCACCTTTTAATTTAACCTAAATTATATTATCAGACAAAGCATAAATAATGAAAATCAAATGATCTTTTTATTCAATTAGAATAAAAATAGAGCTATCATGCATTTATTTGATTCGATTTAATAATGAAAATCACATGCATGCTGTAGGTAGTATTTAATTTCTCTACTTATATAATATATGTACATCGATTTTATTAAACTTTGTCTTGTTAGCAACTATACTTAGCACCAAATTCGAGGTTGTGTGGGCTAATAACAATCTTTAATAATTTccatttgtattttttaaaaaaaaacatatttttttgtaGGATGAAATGCCAATTAATTACTATAATTCATTATCCAAATACTTTCATGGAGCTGTATATGAAACGTTAAAATTTGCATAGTGTATCACTTCCATTGACTTGCTAGTATTTCTTTGTTTAAAAGAGGTTGaacaatatatatttgtttggcCTGGATAATAACAAAACATCAACTATTTGATGCACTTCGATAGAGTATATATAACTACATCTCTAATAACAAACATCACAGCCCAATTCCATAAAAATATACTGTAACTTTTTTCCTCCTATTGATATGTGgaacaaacatttttttttttacaatggaAGTATAACTTGTGACTCCTACGTCAAAAAGTGTACACAACCATATTTCTGAACACATGGATCTAAAACTTGGTACTTGATAGGTGGAGTCATACACCTACCATTCCCCACaccaataaaaaaatagattatagATGGTGCTGATTTCCCAAAAGCAACTTAATTCTACTTTGAAATGGACTTAATGTCTTAAGAAAAATCTTCAAATTTTCAACACATAATCCTTTTCTGATTTTCtcctatttatttatatatacatgtaaaTAGGGCCTCTGCTACTATGTACTAGCAAGACAAATAATGCATGCCCAATAAATCTTGCATCTCATTTAGTGAATATCATTGATTGCCTTTCCTCAAATGTGCCAACTGGGTCATCATAGTCTATGTAAATTAATTTAAGATATGTTATCCCCACGTTATTGTGGCCAAGTCTAACAAAACCAgctcagagaaaaaaaaattaagatttcATATGTGAAAATAAGCAAATTTGGACATAACAATACTTTTAGgtagttatatattttttatttttatggatATATGATAAGAAAAGACAATGATCGatcaaacatatatatgtatcaaAGTCTAAGTCGATATCTTAGAAATTATAGAAAAGAGCGGAAGCTCTTAAAAGCACTTGCAATACATGATTTTACATGACAATTCCAATTAATGCGAATTAAATTGAGTAAAGATAGGCATCGACACAAGGAAAGGGATGGGAAATAAATTGGCATTGTGCCTTTGTGGAGTGCTAGCTCTCCTACAGCCTCTCCGTCACCGCCAAATGTGTACCTAGAAGACCATTTGTACGTCATTAGATTAATTCGACAGCATCACATTTTTGTTAGCTCTTATAACTACTTAGACATTTGACCTAATTTTTCTTCCTTTGAGATGGCGACCCTGTGGCTCAGCTAGCTCCTTTGGCAAGTATATACTGTATCTTACTAGAGTTATGTTCAGGGTTCATCAAATTAACCGGTTCCGAGCCAAAAACGACCACTGCCTCCTGGTAAATTCCgatcaaattttgtcaaaaaaaattaaaattcaatatgCATTTTTTGAATTTGGTTGGTgtgaaaagtgaatggtgggaGGATTGAGATTGGTTGGTAAGAGAATGttagtggagaagttgttatattttaggataaaacctgagtgctaaaagttgttatatttttggacggGGGATTATCCAACCAATGACAACCGAGCACtactttcagaaaaaaaaagccagCACTAATTCCAAACAGAGTCTAAGGAATTTAtatgtatttctatataaatatcACATTTATAACAACTTGTAGTGTGTCTTTTTAATCACATTTAtatgtatttctatataaagaTCAACACCAAAATATGCCTAACGATGAATCCCTGAATGTTCTAACAGCTAATTAAGGCTCAACAGCCTTAATTAGCAAATTTGTCGAAATCCTTCTTTCCGTTTGGttgttttttttgaacgactcgcacgagacggtgcgaagttctattgatagagcaggaaaaaattataagattacaaccctggagaGAGTCGTAactaggaaaaggaaaaaatataccaccacccacacgccgacatcgccaacacacacgaccaggagaaggctagcaccggattggccgccgctaagcgtgaccgaccgccactaGATCAACAAAGGGCACAGACGAGATCGCCCTTGCGAAACCACGACTgatgcaccgatgctccaccaccacacaagctttgccgacatgtgggacccttgcaccggcgtcccccgccggccagccttcgtgcgccgaagaccgcgccacacccaccggcagctcctcctcacacctaggtcgcctcctccaccgccggccgcgcctctctgCGCTAAGCCGGCCTCCTCTACtggacgcgcctctcgcgccaatccggcctccctccatcggccgcgcctcccgcgccaagccggcctccatctccgccgcccgtgcctctcgcgccgagccggcctccacTGCCATCGGCTGCACTTCTCTGtgccaagccggtctccgacccctccaccGAACGGTGCCGCGCCGACCAGATGCGGCCGTCTCCCACGCCCTCGGCTAGTCAACCGAGGCCGCTATGCCTCCGGTGACCGCgaacacggtcaccaccaccacagccgctgctgccgaacACCCAACCACCTCGCCGTCATCATCCCCACCTCGCAcccgactccttccccgccgccgacatcaccaccgcctccgcaaAACCTTTGCTGCACCGTCGCCCTCCACCACCGAGCAGCTAACAGCTCAACGCCATGGCTTCCACCACCGTTGCCAGTTGACACGGCAGCCACCACGTTTCCGCCtgcccactgccgccgccgccgccgacaccacacagccgccgtcgtcaccaaCTACCGCCGGTATCTAGATCCGGCCGAGACCGTCGCCAACTACCGCCGGCCGTCGTCCTTGTCGTCGCCAACTACCGCcggccgtcgtcatcgtcgtcgccaactgccgccggccgtcgtcgtcgtcgtcgcccactGCCGCCGACCAAACTGCCGCTGGCCaaactgccgccgccgtcgccaactGCCGCCACCCTGCAGCTCCGGCCGAGAGGCGCGGATCTGGGGggtaccgccgccgtcgccaccaagtaacgtgccgtcgccgccacgaGAGCAccaggccgccgcctccgtgccATCGGCCAActccatccccgccgccatcgccatccccgccgccttcAGCCACCACCGCCCAGCGTCACGCGCCCTTGacatcgccgtcgccctccccgccgccgttgcccccaccctcgccgccgctagTCGCTaccccgccagatccggccggagcggGCTGGATCTGGTGgtcaccgccgctccgcctaGGACGGCCCCCTGCCCGCCCGGAAGAGAGGACGCGagaggccccgccgccgccgtccttgcggccggccggctttgccggcggccgctcgggcggcggcgaagcagagggggaggaggggagggagaggggcggccgggtcgccgcctcccgtgccgcccCTAGGGGAGGACGACGCGAGAGCTCCAAAGAAACTTGGGAAGAGCAGATGGTGGCGAATTTCTTCCGTTTGGTTGTGAAGAACTGTGTATTAATCAGCTGGATCGAGTTGGGCTGGGCGTCACCGGCGCCGGAGTTATAGGAGAAGGAGCTCAGGCACAAATCTTGGTGCGAATTTGACGATCCAAAACATGTAAGATTTTATCCCTAAATTTCTGTCGCATACCAGTTAGCAAATCCGTTGGATGCTAGCTTAATTTATGCATGATTTTTCGGAAAACCACAAGTAAGTGAGGGACTGAGGGCAAGTACAAAGGTAGAGACCGGTGTGGTCTCTACATTAATTAGAGGCTATCACGTTACAATAGTTAAGATAGTACGGTCTCTAACCATTAATGTACCAAAATACTTTCTTACTAGTCATCTttcctttattagactcaatgcaacaaaaaatttctaataaatgctaagagtcgactatatgccgttgtcatgcgtagcaaccatctttctctttccttcttcctctctcttccacgtCACCAAATATACTTACATGACGATAAAGAGAGACCGCTAATAAAGACTATTTTACATGCCAATGTTGATTGTCATCAACTCATCATAAGGAGCCCGGGAAGTAGAAAACTATAAATTGGTATTATCTTGAATAAATGACTTACCAGGGTGATGAGATAGAaataggcaaatatatcaaacgGGAATAGTTATTGAATAACTTTACcgacatttttttaataatgggaTAAAAATTCAAGCCTATGCTAATAAATTTACCGACATGCATGTTTGATTGTACAGCGTGTAGAATCTAGTTGGTTCAGAACGTCAGAGATTTCTCTTTTTTGAGATGCAGTGATATTTTACTGATTCTGTAAACTATAAGTATTTCCGGAAGTTTTAGCGGAAATTAATAAAGTTGAGGTAAAAAAGAATTAGGATTGGTTAAGATGAAAAGGTAGAAAttttaaatcctagaaataattataatttGGAACGGGTAGAGTATATGGTTGGTTCAGTAGTGAGAtttctcccttttcttttcttttttttttacatgcagTCAGATTTTACCCATACTGTCAAAAATGTTGGGAGAGTTAAAAACAAATGTATATGCAAGTAGTATATCGCATTACAGGGATAGTACATATGCACATGTACATATGCTTGTAGATATACTACTGCTGAATTTAAGTACAAGGAAACAAGAGCTAGAGTGCAATGTCATGACTTGAGTAGTTCTTGGAAACGTACAAAGAGTCGCTTAAATGCCACTATAGCTCACTCTCGCTTGCAGAGATTTTATAGAGTGCCATCGACCTTTCCTTTCTCCTGCATGTTCAGGTAGCCAAGGCACTGCACTGTCCTGTTCATGATGTCCTTCATGCATCACACccttacttaattttttttttagaaaaaacttTTCAAATATGGCCTGGCTCTCATATGCAAGCCATGACCTCATGGCCAAAAGTTAAAAAAGATTTCATGCAAGCATGCTGAAGAGACAtgtgaatatatatatgcagggaAAACTTAATGTTACCCCCATTCATAATCCTAAAGAATTTGGGCACTACTGCTCCATCAAAAATTTCAGTGCAGTTGCATGGAGAAAGAGCACATGCATGGTTGAACATTGGCAGTAATTTAGGCCCTGTCTAAATCTCgcctcaaaatttttcaccctaccacatcgaacgtttgaacatctatgtgaagtattaaatataggttaaaaaataactaattacacagattgtgactaatttgtgagacgaatcttttaaacctaattgctccatgatttgacaatgcggtgctacaataaacatttgctaatgacgaattaattaggtttaataaattcgtctcgcggtttactgacggattctgtaattattttttattagtgcccaaacaccccatgcgacaccctatataatatctgatgtgacacgccaaaactttgcacccctggatccaaacaccctcTTAATTACTGAGTATAGTAGGAGTAGGAGTATGAAATATATAGCAGTCAAAGAAAAGATATAGACTAGAGAGAGACAtgggccatgtttagttcccgcACAAAAAATTTACACCCCATCACATCtaacgtttgaacacatgcataaagtattaaatataggtttaaaaataactaattgcatagattgcgactaatttacgagacaaatcttttaagcctaattgctctatgatttgataatgtggtgctacagtaaacatttgctaatgtcGGATTAAtaaggcttaataaattcgtctcgcggtttactagcgaattttgtaattagtttttttattagtgcccgaacaccctatacaacaccctatataatactaTCCAATGTAACAcgttaaaactttacacccctcgATCTAAACAGCTACGGTGGTGCTGATGGAGCCAGAGACATGGTGATAAACAAAGTGGCAGAGAAAACTCAGACTCAAAGAGTGTGGGAATTGAATGCTGagcaaaagagaaaacaaattCATAAATGCACACCTCCACCACTGCACATGTGAGATGACTTATTAGTATGCTCTGGCTAGATAGAGAGATCATCCATACAAGTACTTCACTGCATGCATATGCCGCTTGCCTCTCCTGCTAGCTTAGCTGTAAAGAACTAAAGATCAATATATGGAGGAGAGAGCACAGGATGCATGGATGATGTGTGTTTTGCACTGAAGCATCGATGCAAAGTTGCTGTACTAACTATAGCTTAATTACATATCTTTTCTTCAATAATCTAAGGAGAAATTATGCCCATGCATGCATCAAGGGTATCTATatataggttgtgtttagttccacgataaaattagaagttcgaagaaattgaaacgatgtgacaaaaaagttaaaagtttgtatgtagaaaaatttgatgtgatgaaaaagttgaaagtttgaagaaaaaaagttgggaTCTAAACATGGTCATAGTACTACCTACTATCCAGAGATGGATCATCATCatatataaataattaattaagttgctcacaataaattattatttgcCATATGGATAGTAGAAGAGCCATCTGACATGGTACTACTACTAAATTGCAGCACTGCGAGGCTGCAAGAGAGTGAGAACAAATCACATCTATTCCCTCTGTTTTATTTTGAGTGCAGTTATCAGTTTCTGTGTGTATGTttaaccgtccatcttatttaaaaaaaataaaaaaattaaaaaaatcacacataaaataatattcatgttttatcatttaataaaaaaaacactaatCATAACAAAATTCAAATATAACGAATGGTCAAGCATTGGACAGAAATTACAACTGAACTTAAAATGGAACGGAGGTAACATAGGGAGTATACATTATTGATGAGAGATGATATGTATACCCATGGTGCAATGTTACTGCAGGAAAATATGTGTAAGAAGCAGTGTAGCAGTATATGTACTGAGTACTGACTAGTACTAGCTGGTATAAGTATTGGCAACCCAACCTCTAGATTTTATGCTGCTGACTTT is from Oryza sativa Japonica Group chromosome 9, ASM3414082v1 and encodes:
- the LOC4347052 gene encoding myb-related protein 306; amino-acid sequence: MGRPPCCDKVGVKKGPWTPEEDLMLVSYIQEHGAGNWRAVPTNTGLMRCSKSCRLRWTNYLRPGIKRGNFTEQEEKLIVHLQALLGNRWAAIASYLPERTDNDIKNYWNTHLKKKLKKMQAAGGGEDSGAASEGGGGRGDGDGGGKSVKAAAPKGQWERRLQTDIHTARQALRDALSLDHPDPSPATAAAAATPAGSSAAYASSADNIARLLQGWMRPGGGGGGNGKGPEASGSTSTTATTQQQPQCSGEGAASASASASQSGAAAAATAQTPECSTETSKMATGGGAGGPAPAFSMLESWLLDDGGMGLMDVVPLGDPSEFF